TGTCACGCGCCGAACATCCGGGTCGGCCCGGACAACGACCGCGCCGACTGCATGACCTACCAGAGCCGCTGACCCGCCGGCCACGCCCGCACGCGGCGCCGGACCACACACCCCCTCCGACGGCGGACCACACGCAGCCGCCACGACGGGTGTGGGGGGGCGAGCACCACGATGGCCCGGTTACCGGGACGGCACGCGCCCTGCGCGACCGCGCGCTTCCCCGCGACGGCACGCGCTCCGCGCGACAGCGCGGCCCCCACGGCGGCGCGCTTCCCGGCGCGGGGGCGACCCGGGATGCGGTGTGTTAAGCAGGGGCCCCTGCTATACAAAATGCGTTAACAGGGGGCCCTTCCTTGCAGGTTGGGGGGAGGACGCACACTTGACGGCATGGATGACGAGCTCGCGATCTCCGTACGGGGGCTGCGCAAGGCGTACGGCGACAACGTCGCGGTGGCGGGGGTCGACCTCGCCGTCCGGCGCGGCGAGGTGTTCGCCCTGCTCGGCCCGAACGGCGCGGGCAAGACCACCACGGTGGAGATCCTGGAGGGCTACCGGCGACGCGACGGTGGCGAGGTGTCGGTGCTGGGCAGCGATCCCGCCCAGCCCACCCCGCAGTGGCGCAACCGGGTGGGCATCGTGCTGCAGGGCACCGGCGAGTTCGACGAGTTGACAGTCGGCGAGGTGGTCCGGCACTTCGCCGGCTTCTACCCCGACGCGGACGACCCGGACAAGGTCGTCGAGCGGGTCGGACTGACCGCCAAGCTCCGGGCCCGTACGCACACCCTCTCCGGTGGGCAGCGCCGGCGCCTGGACGTGGCGTTGGGCATCATCGGCCGGCCGGAGCTGCTCTTCCTGGACGAGCCGACCACCGGGTTCGACCCGGAGGCCCGGCGTGAGTTCTGGGAGCTGATCCGGGACCTGGCCGCCGCGGGCACCACGATCCTGCTCACCACCCACTATCTCGACGAGGCCGAGTTCCTCGCCGACCGGGTCGGGGTGATCGCCCGGGGCCGGGTGGTCGAGGTCGCCCCGCCGAGGGAGCTGGGCAACCGGCAGGCGGCGTTGGCCACGGTCTCCTGGCGTACCCCGGACGGGACGCCGCAGAGCACGCAGAGTGCGACGCCGACGGCGCTGGTGGCCGAGCTGGCCGCGCGCTTCGGCGGTGAGGTCCCCGGCCTCACCGTCACCCGGCCCACCCTGGAGGACATCTACCTGCGCATGATCGGACACGCGTGAGCGCCATGACGACGCCGGCACCCCCGGCCACCGCCACCCGCCCCCGGCGGACCAGCCCGGTCGCCCTCGCCCTGCGGCAGGGCCGGCTGGAGATCACCCAGTTCCTGCGCAGCCGGGAGTCCGTCGTGTTCACGATGGGCTTCCCGATCATCATGATCCTGATCTTCGCGTCGATCTTCAACGACGAGATCGCTCCCGGGGTCAGCTACACGCAGTACTTCATCACCGGCATGATCGCGACCGGGCTGATGACCGCGAGCTTCCAGAACCTCGGCATCTGGATCCCGGTGGAACGGGACCGCGGGGTGCTCAAGCGCTACCGGGGCACCCCGATGCCCAAGTGGGTGTACTTCGCCGGCAAGGTGATCATGGTGTTGGCGATCGGGGTGGCCGAGACCGTACTGCTGCTGGCCTTCTCGGTCGCCCTGTTCGACCTGGAGCTGCCGGGCAGCGCCGCGAAGTGGCTGACCTTCGGCTGGGTCTCGCTGCTCGGCATCACCGCCTGCACCCTCTGCGGTATCGCCATCTCGTCGCTGGCCCGGACCTCCCGCAGCGGCTCGGCGGTGGTCACCCCGGTCGCGCTGGTGCTCCAGTTCATCTCCGGGGTGTTCTTCGTCTTCACCGAGCTGCCGAGCTGGATGCAGCAGGTGGCGGCGCTCTTCCCGCTGAAGTGGATGTGCCAGGGCCTGCGCTCGGTCTTCCTGCCCGACGGCTTCGGCGGCCAGGAGCCGGGCGGCTCGTTCGAGCTGGGTCGGGTCGCCCTGGTCCTGGCCGCCTGGTGCGTCATCGGACTGGTGCTCTGCCTGACCACCTTCCGCTGGACCACCAAACGCGACGGCTGAGCCGGGTCAGTACGTGTAGAAGCCCTTGCCCGTCTTGCGGCCCAGGTCACCGGCGGTGGCCATCCGCTGGAGCAGCTCCGGCGGGAAGAACTTCTCGTCGGCGGTGTCGGCGTAGATGTTCTGCGAGGCGTGCAGCAGCACGTCCACGCCGGTCAGGTCGGTGGTGGCCAGCGGGCCCATGGCGTGGCCGAAGCCCAGCCGGCAGGCGGTGTCCAGGTCCTCGGCCGAGACCACGCCGGACTCGACAAGCTTGACCGCCTCGACGACCAGCGCCGAGATCAGCCGGGTGGTGACGAAACCGGCGATGTCCCGGTTGACCACCACCACCGTCTTGCCGATGCCCTCGGCGAACTCGCGGACGGTGGCCAGGGTCGCGTCGCTGGTCTTGTAGCCCCGGACCAGCTCGCAGAGCTGCATCATCGGCACCGG
Above is a window of Micromonospora yangpuensis DNA encoding:
- a CDS encoding ABC transporter ATP-binding protein — translated: MDDELAISVRGLRKAYGDNVAVAGVDLAVRRGEVFALLGPNGAGKTTTVEILEGYRRRDGGEVSVLGSDPAQPTPQWRNRVGIVLQGTGEFDELTVGEVVRHFAGFYPDADDPDKVVERVGLTAKLRARTHTLSGGQRRRLDVALGIIGRPELLFLDEPTTGFDPEARREFWELIRDLAAAGTTILLTTHYLDEAEFLADRVGVIARGRVVEVAPPRELGNRQAALATVSWRTPDGTPQSTQSATPTALVAELAARFGGEVPGLTVTRPTLEDIYLRMIGHA
- a CDS encoding ABC transporter permease, whose protein sequence is MTTPAPPATATRPRRTSPVALALRQGRLEITQFLRSRESVVFTMGFPIIMILIFASIFNDEIAPGVSYTQYFITGMIATGLMTASFQNLGIWIPVERDRGVLKRYRGTPMPKWVYFAGKVIMVLAIGVAETVLLLAFSVALFDLELPGSAAKWLTFGWVSLLGITACTLCGIAISSLARTSRSGSAVVTPVALVLQFISGVFFVFTELPSWMQQVAALFPLKWMCQGLRSVFLPDGFGGQEPGGSFELGRVALVLAAWCVIGLVLCLTTFRWTTKRDG
- a CDS encoding 3-hydroxyacyl-CoA dehydrogenase family protein, with the translated sequence MAGRLAVVGAGLMGSGIAQVAAQAGWQVTLRDLDDAATGRGVEGIRRSLTKFAEKGRIEAAEVEATLARITPTTDLEAVAEADIVVEAVFERLEIKHEVFRALDKLCRADAVLATNTSAIPVTQIAAVTERPEAVVGTHFFSPVPMMQLCELVRGYKTSDATLATVREFAEGIGKTVVVVNRDIAGFVTTRLISALVVEAVKLVESGVVSAEDLDTACRLGFGHAMGPLATTDLTGVDVLLHASQNIYADTADEKFFPPELLQRMATAGDLGRKTGKGFYTY